A single window of Rhodococcus jostii RHA1 DNA harbors:
- the mfd gene encoding transcription-repair coupling factor: MSSPLIAAEPSSDTPLAGLAKIALGDAVIAQVTEALGRHHLDIVAPGPARPFVAAALAERTHLLLVTATGREADDLTAELREMIGDAVAQFPSWETLPHERLSPSADTVGRRVEVLRRLARPDDRSYGAPLQVIVTTVRSLVQPMAPGLGEIEPVTLRVGVEHDFDGLIQRLVEMAYTRVDMVGKRGEFAVRGGILDLFSPTADHPVRVEFWGDEVTELRAFSVADQRSLPELDIDAVIAPPCRELLLTEDVRDRAAQLAVDNQADAALVEMLDKMSAGIPVEGMEALLPVLRPGQLQLLTDVLPESAHVLLCDPEKIRTRATDLVRTGQEFLEASWTAASIGGAAPLDTSVLRGDGIDLGASAYRSLSQVRESAEARGLPWWTLSPLASGNGEELELAVTPAPQVRGSDDLLSELFVSLRAHVTTGGRAVIVVAGAGTAHRVLERLREAEVPAAELAPGTEPPRGQVGVLRGSLHDGLVFPGDDSTAGLVIVTEADLTGNRVAAVGDGKRLPAKRRNQVDPLALTAGDMVVHDQHGIGRFVEMVERTIGGARREYLVIEYAASKRGHPGDRLFVPMESLDQLSRYVGGELPALSKLGGSDWANTKRKARKAVREIAGELVQLYAARQAAPGHAFGPDTPWQKEMEDAFAFTETHDQLTVISEVKADMEKAVPMDRVVIGDVGYGKTEIAVRAAFKAVQDGKQVAVLVPTTLLAQQHLQTFTERMAAFPVTVRGLSRFTDAGDSKETIAGMADGEIDVVVGTHRLLQTGIRWKDLGLVIVDEEQRFGVEHKEHIKALRTHVDVLTMSATPIPRTLEMSMAGIREMSTILTPPEERHPILTYVGAYADKQVAAAIRRELLRDGQVFYVHNRVSSIDKSAQRIRELVPEARVVVAHGQMNEDTLERTVQGFWERDYDVLVCTTIIETGLDISNANTLIVERADSLGLSQLHQLRGRVGRSRERGYAYFLYPPEKPLTETAYDRLATISQNSDLGAGMAVAMKDLEIRGAGNVLGAEQSGHVAGVGFDLYVRLVGEAVEAFRAAADGRPITTEDAPKEVRIDLPVDAHIPPDYVTSDRLRLEGYRKLAAATELDGITAVVDELADRYGPLPEEVRRLVSVAKLRLLAREYGLEEIAVVGTQLKIAPMALPDSKQLRLKRIYPSAQYRATTGMVQLPLPRAGSGGIGAERVRDVELLQYIADFVVALDGKAAGSVVMEA, from the coding sequence TTGTCTTCCCCGCTCATCGCTGCCGAGCCCTCGTCCGACACCCCGCTCGCCGGTCTGGCGAAGATCGCGCTGGGCGACGCAGTCATCGCGCAGGTGACCGAGGCTCTCGGACGCCATCACCTCGACATCGTCGCGCCCGGACCCGCCCGGCCGTTCGTGGCCGCGGCCCTCGCCGAGCGCACCCATCTGCTGCTGGTCACCGCGACCGGCCGCGAGGCCGACGACCTCACCGCCGAACTGCGGGAGATGATCGGCGACGCCGTCGCGCAGTTCCCGTCGTGGGAGACGCTGCCGCACGAACGGCTGTCGCCGAGCGCCGACACGGTCGGTCGCCGGGTGGAGGTGCTCCGCAGACTCGCGCGGCCGGACGACCGCTCGTACGGGGCGCCGCTCCAGGTCATCGTCACCACCGTCCGGTCGCTGGTGCAGCCCATGGCGCCGGGACTCGGTGAGATCGAACCCGTCACGCTGCGCGTGGGCGTCGAGCACGACTTCGACGGGCTGATCCAGCGGCTCGTCGAAATGGCGTACACGCGCGTCGACATGGTGGGCAAGCGCGGCGAGTTCGCCGTCCGCGGCGGCATCCTGGACCTGTTCTCGCCCACCGCGGATCATCCCGTGCGCGTCGAGTTCTGGGGCGACGAGGTCACCGAACTGCGCGCGTTCTCCGTCGCGGACCAGAGGTCGCTGCCCGAACTCGACATCGACGCGGTGATCGCCCCGCCGTGCCGCGAACTGCTCCTCACCGAGGACGTCCGCGACCGGGCCGCGCAGCTCGCGGTCGACAACCAGGCCGACGCCGCGCTCGTCGAGATGCTCGACAAGATGTCGGCCGGCATCCCGGTGGAAGGCATGGAGGCACTGCTGCCCGTGCTGCGGCCGGGGCAACTGCAGTTGCTCACCGACGTGCTGCCCGAGAGCGCACACGTGCTGCTGTGCGATCCGGAGAAGATCCGGACGCGCGCCACCGACCTGGTGCGCACCGGTCAGGAGTTCCTCGAGGCGTCGTGGACGGCGGCCTCGATCGGCGGCGCCGCCCCGCTCGACACCTCGGTGCTGAGGGGTGACGGAATCGATCTCGGCGCCTCCGCCTACCGCTCGCTCAGCCAGGTCCGTGAATCCGCGGAGGCCAGGGGCCTGCCGTGGTGGACGCTGAGCCCGCTCGCGTCGGGCAACGGCGAGGAACTGGAGCTGGCGGTCACGCCGGCACCGCAGGTCCGTGGGTCCGACGACCTGCTGTCGGAACTGTTCGTGAGTCTGCGCGCCCACGTCACCACCGGCGGGCGCGCCGTCATCGTGGTCGCGGGCGCCGGCACCGCGCATCGCGTGCTCGAGCGTCTGCGCGAGGCCGAGGTGCCCGCGGCTGAACTCGCGCCCGGCACCGAGCCCCCGCGGGGCCAGGTCGGGGTGCTGCGCGGTTCGCTCCACGACGGCCTGGTCTTCCCCGGCGACGACTCCACTGCCGGACTCGTCATCGTCACGGAGGCCGATCTCACCGGCAACCGGGTGGCCGCGGTCGGCGACGGCAAGAGGCTGCCGGCGAAGCGCCGCAACCAGGTGGACCCGCTGGCCCTGACCGCCGGGGACATGGTGGTGCACGACCAGCACGGCATCGGACGATTCGTCGAGATGGTCGAACGCACCATCGGCGGCGCCCGCCGCGAGTACCTGGTGATCGAGTACGCCGCCAGCAAGCGCGGACACCCGGGCGACCGTCTGTTCGTTCCGATGGAGTCGCTCGACCAGTTGTCGCGGTACGTCGGCGGCGAGTTGCCCGCGCTCAGCAAGCTCGGCGGTTCCGACTGGGCCAACACCAAACGCAAGGCGCGCAAGGCGGTTCGTGAGATCGCCGGTGAGCTCGTCCAGCTGTACGCGGCGCGGCAGGCCGCACCCGGACATGCGTTCGGCCCGGACACCCCGTGGCAGAAGGAGATGGAGGACGCGTTCGCGTTCACCGAGACCCACGACCAGCTGACGGTCATCAGCGAGGTCAAGGCCGACATGGAGAAGGCGGTCCCGATGGACCGCGTCGTCATCGGGGACGTCGGCTACGGCAAGACCGAGATCGCGGTGCGGGCGGCGTTCAAGGCGGTGCAGGACGGCAAGCAGGTGGCCGTCCTGGTGCCGACGACGCTGCTCGCTCAGCAGCACCTGCAGACGTTCACCGAGCGCATGGCCGCGTTCCCGGTGACGGTGCGCGGGCTCTCCCGCTTCACGGATGCGGGAGACTCCAAGGAGACCATCGCCGGCATGGCCGACGGCGAGATCGACGTCGTGGTCGGCACGCACCGGCTGCTGCAGACCGGGATCCGGTGGAAGGACCTGGGCCTCGTCATCGTCGACGAGGAACAGCGCTTCGGTGTGGAACACAAGGAGCACATCAAGGCCCTGCGCACCCACGTGGACGTTCTCACGATGTCGGCCACGCCGATCCCGCGAACGCTGGAGATGAGCATGGCGGGCATCCGCGAGATGTCCACGATCCTCACGCCGCCGGAGGAACGGCACCCCATCCTCACCTACGTCGGCGCGTACGCCGACAAGCAGGTGGCGGCGGCCATCCGACGGGAACTGCTCCGCGACGGGCAGGTGTTCTACGTCCACAACCGGGTCAGCTCGATCGACAAGTCGGCCCAGCGGATCCGCGAACTCGTCCCCGAGGCGCGGGTCGTGGTGGCACACGGGCAGATGAACGAGGACACCCTGGAACGGACCGTGCAGGGCTTCTGGGAACGCGACTACGACGTGCTGGTGTGTACCACCATCATCGAGACGGGTCTCGACATCTCCAACGCCAACACGCTCATCGTCGAACGCGCCGATTCCCTCGGCCTGTCGCAGCTGCACCAGTTGCGCGGGCGCGTCGGGCGGAGCCGGGAACGCGGCTACGCGTACTTCCTGTACCCGCCGGAGAAGCCGCTCACCGAGACTGCCTACGACCGCCTCGCGACCATCTCACAGAACTCCGACCTCGGTGCCGGCATGGCGGTCGCGATGAAGGACCTCGAGATCCGCGGCGCCGGAAACGTGCTGGGCGCCGAGCAGTCCGGTCACGTCGCGGGTGTCGGGTTCGACCTGTACGTGCGGCTGGTAGGGGAGGCGGTCGAGGCGTTCCGGGCGGCGGCCGACGGCAGGCCGATCACGACGGAGGACGCCCCGAAGGAGGTCCGTATCGACCTGCCCGTCGACGCGCACATCCCTCCCGACTACGTCACCAGCGACCGCCTCCGGCTCGAGGGCTACCGCAAGCTCGCGGCGGCCACCGAACTCGACGGCATCACGGCCGTGGTCGACGAACTCGCCGACCGGTACGGACCGCTGCCCGAAGAGGTCCGCCGACTGGTCTCGGTGGCCAAGCTGCGCCTGCTGGCCCGCGAGTACGGACTCGAGGAGATCGCCGTGGTCGGGACGCAGCTGAAGATCGCACCGATGGCCCTGCCCGACTCGAAGCAGTTGCGCCTCAAGCGGATCTACCCGAGCGCCCAGTACCGTGCCACCACCGGAATGGTGCAGCTGCCGCTGCCCCGGGCGGGGTCGGGCGGAATCGGCGCGGAGCGGGTGCGTGACGTGGAGTTGTTGCAGTACATCGCCGACTTCGTGGTCGCGCTGGACGGCAAGGCCGCCGGGTCCGTGGTGATGGAGGCCTGA
- a CDS encoding amino acid--[acyl-carrier-protein] ligase codes for MSTDTAVEREETSELERARRAFRAELLDAGLLVDTSVAGLYGRSGLFEDIVDGIDAVVRAAGPGASAARFRFPPVFPRTSFERTDYIASFPNLTGAINTFTGTNAEHAQLLAARADGESWDKWLEPTDTVLVSAACHPAYPMFTGVLPDGGALLDVYGYCFRHEPAFDPARMQAFRMHEFVQIGTADQAATHRDSWIERGLEVLSDLWLDATPVVANDPFFGRVGRMLAANQREENLKTELTVRLYGDLDEGTAVVSCNCHQDHFGVTFDIATADGGVAHSACVGFGMERIALAMLRTHGMDPSRWPSAVKSRMSL; via the coding sequence ATGAGTACGGATACAGCAGTGGAACGGGAAGAGACGAGCGAACTCGAGCGGGCCCGGCGTGCCTTCCGGGCGGAACTGCTGGACGCCGGACTCCTGGTGGACACGTCCGTCGCCGGCCTATACGGACGGTCGGGGTTGTTCGAGGACATCGTCGACGGCATCGACGCGGTCGTGCGAGCAGCAGGGCCGGGCGCGTCCGCTGCCCGATTCCGGTTTCCTCCGGTGTTCCCGCGCACCAGTTTCGAGCGCACCGACTACATCGCGTCGTTCCCCAACCTGACCGGGGCGATCAACACGTTCACCGGCACCAACGCCGAGCACGCCCAACTGCTGGCGGCGCGAGCCGACGGTGAGAGCTGGGACAAGTGGCTCGAACCGACCGATACGGTGCTGGTGTCGGCGGCGTGCCACCCCGCGTACCCGATGTTCACGGGTGTGTTGCCGGACGGCGGTGCGCTGCTCGACGTGTACGGCTACTGCTTCCGGCACGAGCCGGCGTTCGATCCCGCCCGCATGCAGGCGTTCCGGATGCACGAGTTCGTGCAGATCGGCACGGCGGACCAGGCCGCGACCCACCGTGATTCGTGGATCGAGCGCGGGCTCGAGGTGCTGTCCGACCTGTGGCTGGACGCCACGCCGGTGGTCGCCAATGACCCGTTCTTCGGCAGGGTCGGACGCATGCTCGCCGCCAACCAGCGCGAGGAGAACCTCAAGACCGAGCTCACGGTGCGCCTGTACGGCGATCTCGACGAGGGGACCGCCGTCGTCTCGTGCAACTGCCATCAGGACCACTTCGGTGTCACGTTCGACATCGCCACCGCGGACGGCGGCGTCGCCCACAGTGCGTGCGTGGGATTCGGGATGGAACGCATCGCGCTCGCGATGCTGCGGACCCACGGCATGGACCCGTCGCGCTGGCCGAGTGCGGTGAAATCCCGGATGTCGCTGTGA
- a CDS encoding glycosyltransferase family 2 protein, with protein sequence MTVSTLVSCSVVICAYTTERWTDLCAAVDSVLTQNVPVLEVLVVIDHSEELFSRAERHFAGQTRVTVLRNSGSKGLSGARNTGVRAARGDVIAFLDDDARAEPDWYRVSAAHYSDPDVLGVGGFASPVWPADRPVWMPAEFDWVVGCSYVGQPTRIEPVRNFIGCNMSLRRTVFDAVDGFSDGIGRVGKTPVGCEETELCIRIRAHQPCAQLLFDPAMRVAHRVCDDRTTFRYFLSRCFHEGVSKALVADLVGAGDALSSERAYTARVLPRAVVTGIASPRHGGLARAGAVVAGLTATTAGYVRGLVGLRSKRVTA encoded by the coding sequence ATGACGGTGTCCACCCTCGTGTCCTGCTCCGTCGTGATCTGCGCCTACACCACCGAACGGTGGACCGACCTGTGCGCCGCAGTCGACTCGGTGCTCACCCAGAACGTGCCCGTGCTCGAGGTGCTGGTGGTGATCGACCACTCCGAGGAACTGTTCTCGCGTGCCGAACGGCACTTCGCCGGGCAGACCCGGGTGACCGTGCTGCGTAACTCCGGGTCGAAGGGGCTCTCCGGAGCCCGCAACACGGGCGTGCGCGCGGCCCGCGGTGACGTGATCGCGTTCCTCGACGACGATGCGCGCGCCGAACCCGACTGGTATCGCGTGTCCGCCGCCCACTATTCCGACCCCGACGTGCTCGGCGTGGGGGGATTCGCCAGTCCCGTGTGGCCCGCGGACCGCCCCGTGTGGATGCCCGCCGAGTTCGACTGGGTGGTCGGCTGCAGCTACGTCGGCCAGCCGACACGTATCGAGCCGGTGCGGAACTTCATCGGCTGCAACATGTCTCTGCGGCGCACGGTGTTCGACGCCGTCGACGGGTTCAGCGACGGGATCGGCCGGGTCGGGAAGACACCGGTCGGGTGCGAGGAGACCGAACTCTGCATCCGGATCCGCGCCCACCAGCCCTGTGCGCAGCTGCTGTTCGACCCCGCGATGAGGGTGGCGCACCGCGTCTGCGACGACCGCACCACGTTCCGCTACTTCCTCTCGCGCTGCTTCCACGAGGGCGTGTCGAAAGCCCTGGTCGCCGATCTCGTCGGGGCCGGCGACGCGCTCAGCAGCGAGCGGGCGTACACCGCACGCGTTCTCCCGCGAGCTGTCGTCACGGGGATCGCATCCCCGCGGCACGGCGGGCTGGCCCGGGCCGGTGCCGTGGTCGCGGGGCTCACGGCGACCACTGCCGGCTACGTCCGCGGTCTCGTCGGTCTGCGATCGAAGCGGGTGACGGCATGA
- a CDS encoding DUF1839 family protein, whose product MSRLIDISPDGYEPHSIHSDERTWTETNCYLDLWVEVLHSLGLDPVPAAACAFGARFDGSQWTFLKFKPEDLFALYGIDVGEMNVWRRVLDHVEDNLAAGMLSTVEVDAHWLPDTVGTGYRESHTKTTIVANYIDREAGALEYFHNSGYHRLAGDDFRGLFGLDVAGSVTFTPYVEQVRFDGDPGYRPARFEAVLRHHLATRPDGNPVRELGERVVADVPWIRDAGIDTFHLWTFGVLRQCGATAELAADVCEYLERNGFAGAAAFAPGFRAVAQGAKSVQFQMARAARGRSVDPSAQLDGMAEAWERSVGGVARMVGRA is encoded by the coding sequence ATGTCCCGGCTGATCGACATCTCGCCGGACGGATACGAGCCGCACTCCATCCACTCCGACGAGCGGACGTGGACCGAGACCAACTGCTACCTCGACCTGTGGGTGGAGGTGCTCCACTCGCTCGGGCTCGATCCGGTGCCCGCCGCCGCGTGCGCGTTCGGCGCCCGGTTCGACGGATCACAGTGGACGTTCCTGAAGTTCAAGCCGGAGGATCTGTTCGCGCTGTACGGGATCGACGTGGGGGAGATGAACGTCTGGCGCCGGGTCCTCGACCACGTCGAGGACAACCTCGCTGCGGGAATGCTGTCGACCGTCGAGGTGGATGCGCACTGGCTCCCGGACACGGTGGGCACCGGGTACCGCGAGAGTCACACCAAGACGACGATCGTCGCGAACTACATCGACCGGGAGGCCGGTGCGCTCGAGTATTTCCACAACAGCGGGTATCACCGGTTGGCCGGTGACGACTTTCGCGGGTTGTTCGGGCTCGACGTCGCCGGGTCGGTGACCTTCACCCCCTACGTGGAGCAGGTCCGGTTCGACGGGGACCCGGGGTACCGTCCGGCGCGCTTCGAGGCGGTGCTGCGTCATCATCTCGCCACCCGGCCGGACGGGAATCCGGTGCGCGAACTCGGCGAACGAGTGGTCGCCGACGTGCCCTGGATCCGCGACGCCGGCATCGACACGTTCCACCTGTGGACGTTCGGGGTGTTGCGGCAGTGCGGTGCCACCGCGGAACTGGCCGCCGACGTCTGCGAGTACCTCGAGCGCAACGGGTTCGCGGGGGCAGCGGCGTTCGCGCCGGGCTTCCGGGCGGTGGCGCAGGGCGCGAAGAGCGTGCAGTTCCAGATGGCGCGGGCCGCTCGCGGACGCAGTGTCGACCCGTCGGCGCAACTCGACGGCATGGCCGAGGCGTGGGAACGGTCGGTGGGTGGCGTGGCGCGAATGGTCGGACGCGCGTAA
- a CDS encoding glycosyltransferase produces the protein MTGTLDRRIDLVPALVSDHAPTWDGAVWVGELRGPVQDDTEYRLERAEGYRRARLLVREDRTLLGFVEMDIEDGRLEAGALQRALDGLLPEAVAESIATTDASGPSVTVVVCTRDRVDSLKVALESILSLDHSDYEVIVVDNASRTDATRRYVAELGDPRVRVVTEPRPGLSRARNAGVRAANTEIVAFTDDDVVVDPHWLTELVAGFGAGKAVGCVCGIVPSGEIRTPAQAYFDQRVGWASSCVPRLFDLAHPPADVPLFPFQVGVYGTGANFAVDRQAVFALGGFDEALGAGAPTDGGEDLDMFFRVLHSGRQLAYRPGAVVWHRHRADNEALAVQARGYGLGLGAWLAKIAVDPRTAWLAVRIAVRQAPAFLRLSRKMSRVATPPDGLADDLPVGIGATELRSIARGPLAYLKARVEGRDPAPMRGMTHERPS, from the coding sequence ATGACCGGAACACTCGATCGCCGGATCGACCTCGTGCCTGCTCTCGTGAGCGATCACGCGCCGACGTGGGACGGGGCCGTCTGGGTCGGCGAACTACGCGGACCCGTGCAAGACGACACCGAATACCGGCTGGAGCGCGCCGAGGGGTATCGGCGTGCCCGGCTGCTCGTGCGAGAAGACCGCACCCTGCTGGGATTCGTCGAGATGGACATCGAGGACGGCCGACTCGAGGCCGGTGCACTGCAGCGTGCACTGGACGGGCTGCTGCCGGAAGCGGTGGCCGAAAGCATCGCCACCACCGACGCATCCGGCCCCTCCGTCACCGTGGTGGTCTGCACCCGGGATCGGGTCGACAGCCTGAAGGTCGCCCTCGAATCGATCCTGTCGCTCGACCATTCCGACTACGAGGTGATCGTGGTCGACAACGCATCCCGCACCGATGCCACGCGGCGGTACGTCGCCGAACTCGGTGACCCCCGTGTGCGCGTCGTGACCGAGCCCCGCCCGGGCCTGTCCCGGGCGCGCAATGCGGGCGTTCGCGCGGCGAACACGGAGATCGTCGCGTTCACCGACGACGACGTCGTCGTCGACCCGCACTGGCTCACCGAACTCGTCGCCGGCTTCGGCGCCGGGAAGGCAGTGGGGTGCGTGTGCGGAATCGTCCCGAGCGGGGAGATCCGCACACCCGCGCAGGCGTACTTCGATCAGCGGGTGGGATGGGCGAGTTCCTGTGTCCCACGGTTGTTCGACCTCGCGCACCCACCCGCCGACGTGCCGCTCTTCCCGTTCCAGGTAGGCGTCTACGGGACCGGTGCGAATTTCGCGGTCGATCGGCAGGCCGTGTTCGCGCTGGGGGGTTTCGACGAGGCGCTCGGGGCGGGAGCCCCCACCGACGGTGGCGAAGACCTCGACATGTTCTTCCGTGTGCTGCACTCCGGGCGGCAGCTGGCGTACCGGCCCGGGGCGGTCGTGTGGCATCGGCACCGGGCGGACAACGAGGCGCTCGCCGTCCAGGCGCGCGGCTACGGCCTCGGGCTCGGCGCGTGGCTGGCGAAGATCGCCGTCGACCCCCGCACCGCCTGGCTCGCAGTGCGCATCGCCGTGCGGCAGGCGCCGGCGTTTCTTCGTCTGTCGCGGAAGATGTCCCGCGTCGCCACCCCTCCGGACGGTCTCGCCGACGACCTTCCCGTGGGGATCGGGGCCACCGAACTGCGGTCCATCGCGCGTGGCCCGCTCGCCTATCTGAAGGCCCGCGTGGAGGGCCGGGATCCGGCGCCGATGAGAGGGATGACCCATGAGCGCCCATCCTGA
- a CDS encoding MazG family protein, which produces MTVVLLDPLRPTTIPMEAVGVVGDGVEFTDEVPQGVRTLLTEAPGAAVLVSTDPDHPTVREWVASGSRVIAAPKVPGDNLVEAAEVMDRLWSYGGWEVTQTHRTLSHYLVEETYEVLDAIESSERADLREELGDLLLQVLFHSRIASASGHFDVDDVAATLVAKLVHRSPHLGEDVVGPIDIAEQERAWEIRKAAEKARSSCLDGVAMSQPAASLAAKVIARASKAGLPPELVPVEIESGLVAEAEAETRLRAATHAFITRIRAAENGARAQGKSALGAADWACHWPS; this is translated from the coding sequence ATGACGGTGGTCCTGCTCGACCCGTTGCGGCCGACGACGATCCCGATGGAGGCCGTCGGGGTGGTCGGTGACGGGGTGGAGTTCACCGACGAGGTACCCCAGGGCGTGCGGACCCTGCTGACCGAAGCACCCGGGGCCGCCGTCCTCGTCAGTACCGACCCCGACCACCCCACCGTGCGCGAGTGGGTCGCATCGGGGTCACGCGTCATCGCGGCACCGAAGGTCCCGGGCGACAACCTCGTCGAGGCCGCCGAGGTGATGGACCGACTGTGGAGTTACGGCGGCTGGGAAGTGACGCAGACGCACCGCACCCTGTCGCACTACCTCGTCGAGGAGACGTACGAGGTTCTCGACGCGATCGAGTCGTCCGAACGCGCTGACCTGCGTGAAGAACTCGGAGACCTGCTGCTGCAGGTCCTGTTCCACTCACGCATCGCCTCGGCGTCGGGCCATTTCGACGTCGACGACGTGGCCGCGACCCTGGTGGCCAAACTCGTCCACCGCAGTCCCCACCTCGGGGAGGACGTCGTCGGACCGATCGACATCGCGGAGCAGGAACGGGCATGGGAGATCCGGAAGGCGGCGGAGAAGGCGCGGAGTTCCTGCCTCGACGGCGTCGCGATGAGTCAGCCCGCGGCGTCCCTCGCGGCGAAGGTGATCGCCCGCGCGAGCAAGGCCGGCCTGCCGCCGGAGCTCGTGCCCGTGGAGATCGAGTCCGGTCTGGTAGCCGAGGCGGAAGCCGAGACGAGACTCCGGGCTGCGACGCACGCGTTCATCACCCGGATCCGGGCAGCCGAGAATGGGGCGCGTGCACAGGGCAAGTCCGCGCTCGGAGCAGCGGACTGGGCGTGTCACTGGCCGTCGTGA
- a CDS encoding glycosyltransferase family 2 protein: MSLYTPDRLEPSDGTDVVGVDQRKGEDNGRNDGDGSQRPTVTVVVPAMNEAKNLPHVAARMPADIDEIVFVDGHSVDDTVEVARSLWPDATVVTQSRKGKGNALACGFLASTSDIIVMIDADGSTDPAEIPLFVGALVAGADFAKGTRFAAGGGSSDITFSRKLGNKALNAIVNLKFGASFSDLCYGYNAFWRHHVPVMALPSVDATEAQWGDGFEIETLINVRVANAGLKITEVPSFEQDRIHGESNLNAVRDGLRVLRTIRSEQRTPAADVSPAPVSRG; encoded by the coding sequence ATGAGCCTCTACACGCCTGATCGCCTGGAACCCTCCGACGGTACCGACGTCGTGGGCGTCGACCAACGCAAAGGCGAAGATAACGGTCGCAACGACGGGGACGGGTCGCAGCGGCCGACGGTCACGGTCGTCGTGCCTGCCATGAACGAAGCCAAGAACCTCCCGCACGTTGCCGCGCGGATGCCGGCCGACATCGACGAGATCGTCTTCGTCGACGGACATTCCGTCGACGACACGGTCGAGGTGGCCAGGAGTCTCTGGCCCGACGCCACGGTCGTGACACAAAGCCGAAAAGGCAAGGGCAATGCCTTGGCCTGCGGTTTCCTCGCCTCCACGTCGGACATCATCGTCATGATCGACGCCGACGGATCCACGGACCCGGCCGAGATCCCGCTGTTCGTCGGGGCACTCGTGGCAGGCGCGGACTTCGCGAAGGGAACGCGCTTCGCCGCCGGCGGCGGAAGCTCGGACATCACGTTCAGCAGGAAGCTCGGAAACAAGGCGTTGAACGCAATCGTCAACCTCAAGTTCGGGGCGTCGTTCAGCGATTTGTGCTACGGCTACAACGCATTCTGGCGTCACCACGTCCCGGTGATGGCGCTGCCATCGGTCGACGCGACAGAGGCGCAGTGGGGCGACGGCTTCGAGATCGAGACGCTCATCAACGTGCGAGTCGCCAACGCGGGTCTGAAGATCACCGAGGTCCCGAGTTTCGAACAGGACCGCATCCACGGCGAGAGCAATCTCAACGCGGTACGTGACGGGCTCCGGGTGCTGCGCACCATCAGGAGCGAACAGCGCACCCCCGCAGCGGACGTGTCCCCGGCCCCCGTCTCGCGAGGCTGA